From the Clostridium sp. Marseille-P299 genome, one window contains:
- the rpoD gene encoding RNA polymerase sigma factor RpoD translates to MDENISKFHEKLKELLAYAKKKKNELEYDEINDFFSDVEIDAEQVERIYEFLEANNVDVLRVPELEEVDEVDVEDLALIEEEEEDISKIDLSVPEGIGIEDPVRMYLKEIGKVPLLSADEETVLSRRMEQGDKEAKKRLAEANLRLVVSIAKRYVGRGMQFLDLIQEGNLGLIKAVEKFDYRKGFKFSTYATWWIRQAITRAIADQARTIRIPVHMVETINKLIRVQRQLLQELGREPFPEEVAKEMNLPVERVREIQKISQEPVSLETPIGEEEDSHLGDFIQDDNVPVPAEAAAFTLLKEQLMEVLGTLTDREQKVLRLRFGLDDGRARTLEEVGKEFNVTRERIRQIEAKALRKLRHPSRSRKLKDYLD, encoded by the coding sequence ATGGATGAGAATATATCAAAATTTCATGAAAAGCTTAAGGAATTATTAGCTTACGCAAAGAAAAAAAAGAATGAATTAGAATATGATGAAATAAATGATTTCTTTAGTGATGTTGAAATTGATGCAGAGCAAGTTGAGCGTATCTATGAGTTCTTAGAGGCAAATAATGTTGATGTGTTACGTGTTCCTGAATTAGAAGAAGTAGATGAGGTGGATGTAGAGGACCTTGCGCTTATTGAAGAGGAAGAAGAGGATATTTCTAAGATTGATTTATCCGTTCCAGAAGGAATTGGTATTGAAGACCCAGTTCGTATGTATTTAAAGGAAATTGGTAAAGTACCATTATTAAGCGCTGACGAGGAGACTGTTCTATCAAGAAGAATGGAACAAGGAGACAAAGAAGCGAAAAAGCGTTTAGCAGAGGCTAATCTACGATTAGTTGTAAGTATTGCAAAACGATATGTAGGTCGTGGTATGCAATTTCTAGACTTAATCCAAGAAGGAAATCTTGGACTTATTAAAGCTGTTGAAAAGTTTGATTATCGTAAAGGATTTAAGTTTAGTACCTATGCTACCTGGTGGATTAGACAAGCGATAACAAGAGCAATTGCTGATCAGGCAAGAACAATTCGTATTCCAGTTCATATGGTAGAAACAATAAATAAATTAATTCGTGTGCAGCGACAATTATTACAAGAACTTGGAAGAGAACCATTTCCAGAAGAAGTTGCAAAAGAAATGAATCTTCCAGTAGAAAGAGTACGTGAAATCCAAAAAATATCACAGGAACCAGTATCTTTAGAGACACCAATTGGTGAGGAAGAAGATAGCCATTTAGGTGATTTTATTCAGGATGATAACGTGCCAGTGCCAGCAGAGGCAGCAGCATTTACCTTATTAAAGGAACAATTAATGGAGGTACTAGGAACACTTACAGATCGTGAACAGAAGGTACTTCGTTTACGATTTGGATTAGACGATGGAAGAGCTCGTACATTAGAAGAAGTAGGAAAAGAGTTTAATGTAACGAGAGAACGTATTCGTCAGATTGAAGCGAAAGCTTTGCGTAAGTTAAGACATCCAAGTCGCTCAAGAAAATTAAAGGATTATTTAGACTAG
- a CDS encoding tRNA (adenine(22)-N(1))-methyltransferase: MQLSKRLLMVTNFVRKGSVVADVGCDHAYISIYLVLNEIAKRTYALDVNKGPLEKAKVNIASYNLSDRIETRLSNGLQKLKPDKVDTIVIAGMGGSLAIKILSEGKESVECATELVLQVQSELDKVRQYLHTINFTIVEEAMCKEDGKFYTAMHAVKGRQEESLNLVELKYGKYLLENKNKVLEEFLKKEYDKALSIKEKLESEDSANAKLRIESLTDEIRDLMKALSYYHEMNVSN, encoded by the coding sequence ATGCAATTATCAAAACGGTTACTTATGGTAACAAATTTTGTGAGAAAGGGAAGTGTGGTCGCTGATGTAGGCTGCGATCACGCATACATTTCTATATATTTAGTACTTAATGAAATAGCAAAAAGGACGTATGCACTTGATGTTAATAAAGGGCCTTTAGAAAAAGCGAAAGTTAATATTGCTTCATATAATTTATCTGATCGCATAGAAACCAGATTATCCAATGGATTGCAAAAGTTAAAACCAGATAAGGTAGATACAATCGTAATTGCTGGAATGGGTGGATCGTTAGCAATCAAGATATTATCGGAAGGAAAAGAGAGTGTGGAATGTGCAACTGAACTAGTTCTGCAGGTACAATCGGAATTAGATAAGGTGAGACAGTATCTACATACTATTAATTTTACAATAGTGGAAGAAGCTATGTGTAAAGAGGATGGAAAATTCTATACAGCAATGCATGCAGTTAAAGGTAGACAAGAAGAAAGTCTTAACTTAGTAGAATTAAAATACGGAAAGTATTTACTTGAAAATAAAAATAAAGTATTAGAAGAATTTCTTAAAAAAGAGTATGATAAAGCATTGTCTATTAAAGAAAAACTTGAATCTGAGGATAGTGCAAATGCAAAATTACGTATAGAAAGCCTTACAGATGAAATTCGTGATTTAATGAAAGCACTGTCTTATTACCATGAAATGAATGTATCAAACTAG
- a CDS encoding nucleoside kinase: MGLVKVTVNGVTKEYEKGTSFLEISKEYQQNYENDIILVLKNGRLRELFKTVKEDCTLEFITTAEEIGLKTYKRGMILVMLRAIYRVLDRERIEKVRVEHSIGSGIYCELDGEDKLTEHIIQEVKLEMERLIAKDLPFTKRSISTHEAVELFRKYRMHDKEKLFRFRRVSKANIYNLDGFEDYYYGYMPPSTGMLKYFDLFSYHDGFILLLPNINNPKKVPTFEQRPNLFNTLQIANRWGRTMEIETVGALNEEITKGNMNDIILIQEALMEKRIAEIAEQIKSAGGKKFIMIAGPSSSGKTTFSHRLSIQLRTLGFKPHPIAVDDYFVNRENTPKDEFGNYNFESLHAIDVKQFNKDMKDLLEGKTVEIPSFNFKTGKREYKGNFKTLGAEDILVIEGIHGLNDELSYALPKESKFRIYISALTQLNIDEHNRISTTDGRLIRRMVRDARTRGTSARETIAMWPSVRRGEEENIFPFQENADCMFNSALIYELSALKQYAEPILFGIPCDCKEYLEAKRLLKFLDYFLGVSTEDIPKNSIIREFVGGSCFKV; the protein is encoded by the coding sequence ATGGGTTTAGTTAAGGTTACAGTAAATGGTGTTACAAAAGAGTATGAAAAGGGAACATCATTTTTAGAAATCAGCAAGGAGTACCAACAAAATTATGAAAATGATATTATTTTGGTGCTTAAGAATGGTAGATTAAGAGAATTATTTAAAACGGTTAAAGAAGATTGTACATTAGAGTTTATTACAACAGCGGAGGAAATTGGTTTAAAAACATATAAACGTGGTATGATTCTTGTTATGCTACGTGCTATTTATCGGGTTTTAGACCGGGAACGAATTGAAAAGGTTCGTGTGGAACATTCCATAGGATCGGGTATTTATTGCGAACTTGATGGGGAAGATAAACTTACGGAACATATTATTCAGGAAGTAAAACTTGAAATGGAACGCTTAATTGCGAAAGATTTACCATTTACCAAACGATCAATTTCTACCCATGAAGCAGTTGAATTGTTTCGAAAGTATCGTATGCATGACAAAGAGAAATTATTTCGTTTTCGAAGAGTTTCAAAAGCTAATATTTATAACTTAGATGGGTTTGAAGATTATTACTATGGGTATATGCCTCCATCTACGGGGATGTTAAAATACTTTGATTTATTCTCCTATCATGATGGTTTTATATTATTGTTACCGAACATTAATAACCCGAAGAAAGTTCCTACGTTTGAACAGCGCCCAAATTTATTTAATACATTGCAAATAGCCAATCGTTGGGGTAGGACGATGGAGATTGAAACTGTCGGAGCATTAAATGAAGAAATTACAAAAGGTAATATGAATGATATTATCTTAATTCAAGAAGCATTGATGGAAAAGAGAATTGCTGAAATTGCAGAGCAAATTAAATCAGCTGGCGGAAAGAAATTTATTATGATTGCCGGACCATCTTCTTCAGGTAAGACAACATTTTCTCATCGATTATCAATACAATTACGAACCCTTGGTTTTAAGCCACATCCAATTGCAGTGGATGATTACTTTGTAAATCGCGAAAATACGCCAAAAGACGAATTTGGAAATTATAATTTCGAGTCATTACATGCCATTGATGTAAAACAATTTAATAAGGATATGAAGGATTTACTAGAAGGTAAAACCGTTGAGATTCCTAGCTTTAACTTTAAAACTGGAAAGAGAGAGTATAAAGGTAATTTTAAGACTCTTGGAGCAGAAGATATTTTAGTTATTGAGGGAATTCACGGTTTAAATGATGAACTTTCATATGCATTACCAAAGGAAAGTAAATTTAGAATCTATATTAGTGCACTTACTCAGTTAAATATTGATGAGCACAATCGTATATCAACAACGGATGGTAGATTGATACGACGTATGGTTCGTGATGCTAGAACAAGGGGAACCTCGGCTAGAGAAACAATCGCTATGTGGCCATCGGTTCGAAGAGGGGAAGAAGAAAATATATTTCCATTTCAAGAGAATGCAGATTGTATGTTTAATTCAGCACTTATTTATGAACTTTCTGCTTTAAAGCAATATGCAGAACCTATTTTATTTGGAATCCCTTGTGATTGTAAAGAATATTTAGAGGCAAAGCGTTTACTTAAGTTCTTAGATTATTTTCTTGGTGTTAGTACCGAAGACATACCAAAGAATTCTATTATCCGAGAGTTTGTAGGTGGTAGTTGCTTTAAAGTTTAA
- a CDS encoding response regulator transcription factor, whose product MEQISILVVDDDKEIAELVEIHLVGDGYRVYKAYSAKEGLEILEKEEIKLVILDIMMPGMDGLSMCRVIREQSTIPIIMLSAKSTDLDKIIGLGTGADDYVIKPFNPLELTARVKSQLRRYTKFNKNNSDDKAEKEISVSHLVINKETHKVLAYGKEVRLTPIEFQILYLLASNAGRVFSTDEIFERVWNEKMYEANNTVMVHIRRIREKIEVNSRNAEIIKTVWGVGYKIEK is encoded by the coding sequence ATGGAACAGATTAGTATCTTGGTTGTTGATGATGATAAAGAGATTGCGGAACTTGTTGAAATACATTTAGTTGGTGATGGTTACCGTGTTTATAAAGCATATAGTGCGAAAGAAGGTCTAGAAATTCTAGAGAAGGAAGAAATAAAACTAGTTATCTTAGATATTATGATGCCTGGAATGGATGGGCTAAGTATGTGTAGGGTGATTCGTGAGCAAAGCACGATACCAATTATAATGTTAAGTGCTAAATCTACTGATTTGGATAAAATAATAGGGCTTGGTACTGGAGCGGATGATTATGTTATAAAACCATTTAATCCACTTGAACTAACTGCCCGAGTAAAATCACAATTACGGCGATACACGAAATTTAATAAGAATAATTCCGATGACAAGGCTGAAAAAGAAATTTCAGTGAGTCATCTTGTAATAAATAAAGAAACCCATAAGGTTCTTGCATACGGTAAAGAAGTAAGATTGACTCCAATTGAGTTTCAGATATTATATCTACTTGCTTCCAATGCAGGTCGTGTGTTTAGTACCGATGAAATATTTGAACGTGTCTGGAATGAAAAGATGTATGAGGCAAACAATACGGTAATGGTACATATACGACGTATTCGCGAAAAAATTGAAGTAAACTCCAGAAATGCTGAGATTATTAAAACGGTCTGGGGTGTAGGGTATAAGATAGAAAAGTAG
- a CDS encoding sensor histidine kinase, translated as MDKSIFRSFRFKIILYCLISMIFALLTEGSIFGIGYLIYQGLYSKNIVYTEQKEDLMPYMSKNNYGNYTNGFMNSMDGLPISSQEFSQPMLVFIVIMAIFTAVVLFVLYFLILTKKISTYITQIGYGINELSKGNFDTRIEIKDQDELTDIAKNLNIMASNIKNIIESERNVENTKNELITNVAHDLRTPLTSIIGYLDLVLNKSLDEESKLKYIDIAFNKSKRLEKLIGDLFSYTNLEFGEVRMQSVEVDIVKMLEQLIDEFYPSFMENELQCEYTTSDNSILIYADGDLLARAFANLIGNAIKYGSSGKNIIIRIQKNENDVSVSITNFGILIPKKELTNIFNKFYRVENSRNEGFGGTGLGLAIAKSIIGLHKGSITAKSDFNGTVFEVKLPLRETVQG; from the coding sequence ATGGACAAAAGTATTTTTCGTAGTTTTCGTTTTAAAATAATTCTATACTGTCTTATTAGCATGATTTTTGCCCTATTAACCGAAGGTTCCATTTTTGGCATTGGATACCTTATTTATCAAGGCCTATATTCAAAAAATATAGTTTACACGGAACAAAAAGAAGATTTAATGCCATATATGTCTAAGAATAATTATGGAAATTATACCAATGGATTTATGAATAGCATGGATGGATTACCTATAAGCAGTCAAGAGTTTAGTCAGCCGATGTTAGTGTTTATTGTTATTATGGCAATTTTCACTGCAGTTGTTTTATTTGTTTTATATTTTTTGATTTTAACAAAAAAAATAAGTACGTATATTACTCAAATTGGATATGGAATCAATGAACTATCCAAAGGTAATTTTGATACAAGAATAGAAATAAAAGACCAGGATGAGCTCACTGATATTGCTAAAAATCTGAACATCATGGCTTCAAATATAAAGAATATTATTGAAAGTGAACGAAACGTAGAGAATACAAAAAATGAGCTAATTACAAATGTAGCACATGATTTAAGAACACCTTTAACTTCAATTATTGGGTACTTAGATTTAGTTCTTAATAAAAGTCTGGATGAAGAGAGTAAATTAAAATATATTGATATTGCATTTAATAAATCAAAACGATTAGAAAAATTAATTGGTGATCTATTTTCCTATACTAACTTAGAGTTTGGTGAGGTTAGGATGCAAAGTGTGGAAGTAGATATCGTAAAAATGTTAGAACAGTTAATTGATGAATTTTATCCTAGTTTTATGGAGAATGAATTGCAATGCGAGTATACAACCAGTGATAATTCCATATTAATTTATGCAGATGGCGATTTATTAGCAAGAGCTTTTGCAAATTTAATAGGAAATGCAATTAAATATGGTAGTTCAGGTAAAAATATAATCATTCGAATACAAAAAAATGAGAATGATGTATCCGTTTCAATCACAAACTTTGGAATATTAATACCAAAGAAAGAATTAACAAATATATTTAATAAATTTTATCGTGTTGAGAATTCTAGAAATGAAGGATTTGGAGGAACAGGTCTAGGATTAGCAATTGCAAAAAGTATCATAGGTTTGCATAAAGGAAGCATAACAGCGAAAAGTGATTTTAACGGAACTGTGTTTGAGGTTAAATTACCACTAAGAGAGACTGTTCAAGGATAA
- a CDS encoding ABC transporter ATP-binding protein — MLIIKDLEKSYGSFKALNGLNLEIKQGQLYGFVGPNGAGKTTTMKIISGLLTADRGQIILDGIDILDNPKYLKQSIGYMPDFFGVYDNLKVIEYMEFFASTYDLNRKSSAKTIESLLHLVGLIEKKNDYVDGLSRGMKQKLCLARTLIHKPKLLILDEPASGMEPRARMEMQDILKKLAVEGTTIIISSHVLPELAEMCTNIGIIDKGKMVISGSMEEVMTMQYKATPILMKLTQGIDVAMKMLKTNPLVTNIAIRDSNISFGFNGNSEKESEILADLIMSGARVSEFRRQESNLETIFLQLTEE; from the coding sequence ATGCTAATAATTAAGGACTTGGAAAAAAGTTATGGGAGTTTCAAGGCGTTAAATGGATTGAACTTAGAAATAAAGCAAGGGCAATTATATGGATTTGTTGGTCCAAATGGAGCTGGAAAAACTACAACTATGAAAATAATATCTGGTTTATTAACAGCTGATCGAGGCCAAATAATTCTTGATGGTATAGACATTTTGGATAACCCTAAATATTTAAAGCAGTCCATTGGATATATGCCAGATTTTTTTGGAGTGTATGATAACCTTAAGGTTATTGAATATATGGAATTCTTTGCATCTACTTATGATTTAAACCGTAAAAGTTCAGCTAAAACCATTGAAAGCTTACTTCATTTAGTTGGCCTGATAGAAAAGAAAAATGACTATGTAGATGGATTATCCAGAGGGATGAAGCAAAAACTATGCTTAGCAAGGACCTTAATCCATAAACCAAAGTTATTGATACTTGATGAACCAGCATCTGGTATGGAGCCAAGAGCAAGAATGGAAATGCAAGATATCCTTAAAAAGCTTGCAGTTGAAGGGACTACAATTATTATTAGCTCTCACGTACTTCCAGAGTTGGCTGAAATGTGTACTAATATAGGAATTATTGATAAAGGAAAGATGGTCATATCTGGTTCTATGGAAGAGGTTATGACGATGCAATATAAAGCAACACCAATTCTCATGAAACTCACCCAAGGAATCGATGTTGCGATGAAAATGCTGAAGACAAATCCTCTTGTTACTAATATAGCGATTCGAGATTCCAATATTTCTTTTGGTTTCAATGGTAATTCAGAAAAAGAGTCTGAGATATTAGCAGATTTAATTATGTCAGGAGCTCGAGTTTCTGAATTTAGGAGACAGGAAAGCAATCTTGAGACAATTTTTCTACAATTGACAGAAGAATAG
- a CDS encoding ABC transporter permease: MLRINPIYKKELKQNARMSKTALMLFFYNALLAVFGLFALFLIFNNNQKKGYHIDYSDILKIYGIIIGVEYILVLVIIPAMTAGSISGEREKQTLEILLTTKVTTLQIVVGKLASSISMMILLAFSSLPIVAVVFSIGGITLIDLVEFMISITVTAIFLGSIGIFFSALCKKTTAATVCSYMTVLFITGGLALLLIGADLLNAGQAYNLGLETINSGGNQYGDIVLVLLINPIFSFLSLLNRQTGIGSNMSVVWKAGNQIRYFIADHWVECSYIVQIVISVVLLVGASRLLRPKKVR; encoded by the coding sequence ATGTTACGAATCAATCCGATTTACAAAAAAGAATTAAAGCAAAATGCAAGAATGAGTAAAACTGCATTAATGTTATTCTTTTACAATGCTTTATTGGCCGTGTTTGGTTTGTTTGCTCTTTTTTTGATATTCAATAACAATCAGAAAAAAGGATACCATATCGATTACTCAGATATACTTAAAATCTATGGTATTATTATTGGTGTAGAATATATTTTAGTCCTTGTTATAATTCCTGCTATGACTGCGGGAAGCATTTCAGGGGAGAGGGAAAAGCAAACATTAGAAATTTTACTAACAACAAAAGTTACCACCTTACAAATAGTGGTTGGTAAGTTAGCATCTTCTATTAGCATGATGATTTTATTGGCTTTTTCATCCTTACCAATTGTTGCGGTAGTTTTTTCAATTGGTGGAATAACGCTGATTGACTTGGTAGAATTTATGATATCAATTACAGTTACTGCAATATTTCTGGGCAGTATTGGGATATTTTTTTCTGCTTTATGTAAAAAAACCACCGCAGCTACGGTGTGTTCCTATATGACTGTTTTATTTATTACAGGTGGTTTAGCTTTACTTTTAATTGGGGCTGATCTTCTAAATGCAGGCCAAGCTTACAATTTAGGGTTAGAGACAATTAATAGTGGGGGAAATCAATATGGTGATATTGTATTAGTATTATTAATTAATCCAATATTTTCATTCTTATCTTTATTGAATCGACAGACTGGAATTGGAAGTAATATGAGTGTTGTATGGAAGGCGGGGAATCAAATTCGATATTTTATCGCGGATCATTGGGTAGAATGTAGTTATATTGTTCAAATAGTTATATCAGTTGTATTGTTAGTGGGAGCATCTAGATTACTAAGACCAAAAAAGGTGAGATAA
- a CDS encoding cell wall hydrolase, producing MLKIHSFLHEVKDNKASLGIMILKKRDKIAAPIIYVLVATLLVLNFNYFNGFGKKTNELHAKAETIINLLGEVEETKKSEILTTDMQQYTFSSLNLIKDKSKIEKIEKLQELTSQTITNKAIQVFPLGQFSIINTNDEATDMSSQKMSATIADQQINTNQLTKESEEEIETLSLTEDKSQIENKEVSSQEQGKAQSEKTETSSQEQAKAQTKKTETASQKQEKAKSENKEQAQEVLANGLVLTKNSAMKKKLSSNELEVLQRIVEAEATGEDIYGKILVANVVINRVNDDEFPDTISEVVFQKSGGSYQFSPTKDGRYWSVNITKSTIEAVERALSGEDYSQGALYFFARKLTSEKKAQWFDQSLSRLFRYGCHEFYKDK from the coding sequence ATGTTAAAGATACACTCGTTTCTTCATGAAGTGAAAGACAATAAAGCTTCTTTAGGAATTATGATTCTAAAAAAGCGAGATAAAATTGCTGCACCAATTATTTATGTTTTAGTGGCAACTCTTTTAGTCTTGAACTTCAATTACTTCAATGGCTTTGGCAAAAAGACAAATGAGCTACATGCAAAAGCTGAGACCATTATTAATTTATTGGGAGAAGTGGAAGAAACAAAAAAATCGGAGATTCTTACAACCGATATGCAGCAGTATACTTTCAGCAGCTTGAACTTAATCAAGGATAAATCCAAAATTGAAAAAATAGAGAAGTTACAAGAACTAACATCTCAAACAATCACAAATAAAGCAATTCAAGTGTTCCCACTTGGACAATTTAGTATTATTAACACAAATGATGAAGCAACGGATATGAGTAGTCAAAAAATGAGTGCTACAATTGCGGATCAACAAATTAATACAAATCAATTGACTAAAGAATCAGAAGAGGAAATAGAGACTTTATCACTAACCGAGGATAAAAGCCAAATAGAAAACAAAGAAGTCTCATCACAAGAGCAGGGAAAGGCTCAATCAGAAAAAACAGAAACTTCATCACAAGAGCAAGCAAAAGCTCAAACTAAAAAAACTGAAACAGCATCACAAAAACAAGAAAAAGCTAAAAGCGAGAATAAAGAACAGGCACAAGAAGTTTTAGCGAATGGACTAGTTCTTACTAAGAATTCCGCTATGAAAAAGAAACTATCAAGTAATGAATTAGAAGTATTACAAAGAATTGTAGAAGCGGAAGCGACAGGAGAAGATATCTACGGAAAGATATTAGTTGCGAATGTCGTTATTAACAGGGTAAATGATGATGAATTCCCAGATACTATCTCTGAAGTAGTATTTCAAAAAAGTGGTGGAAGTTATCAATTCTCCCCTACAAAAGACGGTAGATATTGGTCCGTTAATATAACAAAGAGTACGATTGAAGCAGTAGAACGTGCTTTAAGTGGTGAAGATTACTCCCAAGGAGCGTTATACTTCTTTGCGAGAAAGTTGACAAGTGAGAAAAAAGCGCAATGGTTCGACCAATCCTTGAGTCGATTATTCCGATATGGTTGTCACGAGTTTTACAAAGATAAATAA
- the thrC gene encoding threonine synthase, translated as MNILYQSTRNANETVTASQAILKGLANDGGLYVPKTMPKLTINLEDLAQMNYQEIAFEVMKLFLTDFTEDELKNCIKRAYDDKFDTKEIAPIKKADGAYYLELFHGATIAFKDMALSILPHLLTTAAKKNQVNDEIVILTATSGDTGKAALAGFADVPGTKIIVFYPKDGVSPIQEKQMLTQKGDNTYVVGIKGNFDDAQNGVKAIFNDKELENNMKEKGYQFSSANSINIGRLVPQIVYYVYSYAKLLASNEIKNGEKINVVVPTGNFGNILAAYYAKQLGLPINKLICASNENKVLYDFFTTGTYDKNREFILTSSPSMDILISSNLERLIFKIAGDDAEKNAELMKSLVSTGKYDITPKMQEELNDFVGGYASEADTAKTIKALYQSDDYVIDTHTAVAVSVYNEYKKETNDTTKTLIVSTASPYKFTRSVMDAIDESYNTMSDFELVDELSKISKINVPQAIEDIRTAPILHSRICDADQMKNTVEKILGI; from the coding sequence ATGAATATACTTTATCAAAGTACTCGTAATGCAAATGAAACAGTAACAGCATCACAAGCAATATTAAAAGGATTGGCAAACGATGGAGGACTTTATGTTCCAAAGACAATGCCAAAGTTAACGATTAACCTAGAAGATTTAGCTCAAATGAATTACCAAGAGATTGCTTTTGAAGTAATGAAACTATTTTTAACTGATTTTACAGAAGATGAATTAAAAAATTGCATTAAAAGAGCATATGATGATAAATTTGATACGAAAGAAATCGCTCCAATTAAGAAGGCAGATGGAGCCTATTATCTAGAATTGTTCCACGGTGCAACGATTGCCTTTAAGGATATGGCCCTTTCAATCTTGCCTCATCTTTTAACGACAGCAGCAAAGAAGAATCAGGTGAATGATGAAATTGTTATTTTAACGGCTACCTCTGGTGATACTGGAAAAGCTGCGCTTGCTGGATTTGCTGACGTACCTGGGACTAAGATTATTGTATTTTATCCAAAAGACGGTGTTAGTCCAATTCAAGAAAAGCAAATGTTAACTCAAAAAGGTGATAATACCTATGTAGTTGGAATTAAAGGTAATTTTGACGATGCACAAAATGGTGTAAAAGCAATCTTTAATGATAAAGAATTAGAAAATAACATGAAGGAAAAGGGATATCAATTTTCCTCTGCTAACTCCATTAATATTGGTAGATTAGTGCCACAAATTGTATACTATGTTTACTCATATGCAAAGTTACTTGCAAGCAATGAGATTAAGAACGGTGAAAAAATTAATGTTGTAGTACCAACTGGTAATTTTGGAAACATCCTTGCCGCTTATTATGCAAAACAATTAGGACTACCAATCAATAAACTAATATGTGCATCAAATGAAAATAAAGTTTTATATGATTTCTTTACAACTGGTACATATGATAAAAATAGAGAGTTTATTTTAACAAGCTCCCCATCCATGGATATATTAATATCAAGTAACCTTGAGCGCCTTATTTTTAAAATTGCTGGTGATGATGCTGAGAAAAACGCAGAATTAATGAAGTCATTAGTAAGCACTGGTAAATATGATATTACACCTAAAATGCAAGAGGAGCTTAATGATTTTGTTGGTGGGTATGCAAGTGAAGCAGATACAGCAAAAACAATAAAAGCTCTATATCAGAGTGATGACTATGTTATTGATACTCACACAGCAGTTGCTGTAAGTGTATATAATGAATATAAAAAAGAAACAAATGATACAACTAAGACTTTAATTGTATCAACAGCTAGTCCATATAAATTTACAAGAAGCGTAATGGATGCCATCGATGAAAGTTATAATACAATGTCTGATTTTGAGTTGGTAGATGAGTTAAGTAAAATATCAAAGATTAATGTGCCTCAGGCAATCGAAGATATTCGTACAGCTCCAATCCTTCATTCAAGAATTTGTGACGCAGATCAGATGAAGAATACTGTTGAGAAAATACTTGGGATATAA